One Candidatus Bathyarchaeota archaeon genomic window, TATAGAATACCTATGGCTGAACATACCTTATTTGAGTGTCATTGGTGTCAACGAAGAGTATCAGAGAAAAGGTATAGGAACTGCTGTGATTGAATTCTTAGGACGGCATCTACTCAAACAAGGACATAAGGTCTTGTATAGTTCTTCGCAAGCAAATGAGAATGGTGTTTCTGGAATAGTAGAATTCGCCATTCGTTAATTTTTCAGACTGCAAGCATTTTCTTCATTAGATCGGAAAACTTTTCTGCTGCAGCTCTCCTCTTCCTGAGGTTTATTGCTGTGGCATCTAAATACTGTAAAGCTTGAGGTTCGCAAAACTTTACGCAGAGAGGCTCCCCACCGCATAGATCGCATTTAAGTACTTTTCCCGTTTTTGTGTCTAGGCTTATCCCACCAAAAGGGCAGAACATTAGGCAGAGTCTGCATCCGACACACAAATCATAATCTATTAACACGGCGCCAGTTTTTTCATCCCTTTTTAAGGCATGCATTGGACAGACAACTTCACAAAGGGGAGTCTCGCATTGCTGACAAACCATCGGGACATAAAGGCCAACTGTCTCCCATTTTACGGTGTGGATTCTAGCCCGTGTTGGGTTGCAAACCTTCTCATGAAACAGTGAGCAAACAGACTCGCAGATTCGACATCCAGAGCATTTCTCCGGGTCTATAAAAAGGATTTTCTGCATCTTTCTCCTCCTAAACCCTGTGGGAAGGCTCCTTGTCAAGGCGTATCCTCTCAAGTGTTTCTTTTTTGGGGACTCCGTTCTCGTCCCAGCCATGCAATGCGTAATACTCATCCAACATTTTCTCGAATTTGTCTCTGTCAATCTTCTTTCCCCTAACTATTGGAAGCCCTATCGGTGTTGGCTCTTCAAAATAGCGTTCTGGCAATCTGTCATCCTTCCTTGAAAAGTCCTCCCTGAGATTAAACATTCTTTCAATTGTGTAGATTCTTTCACCCACCTCCATTAGTTGAACCTTTGTGAACCCCATGTCAGCGACAAGCTGAATCAGTTTTGAGAACTCTTCCCATTTTGGCGCATTCACAGCGCAGAAAACTGTTTGGAACTTGCATATTCCTATCGCGTCTGTAACAGCGTAAAGGCGCTCCTGCCACCAAACCATCTGGCTTTTTCCTTCATAAGACGTATAATCAGAAGAAACAGGGGCTCCATAGATTTCCTCAAGCAGGTCTTCAGGCAGGCCATACAGATCTATTGCTGGTCTACTCCTTAGGTGATCTGCTCCCCGAGTTGATGTGGCAATACCCAAAGCAAAACTTGGTGTTGGACGCTCGTCTGAATGGAGGCTGCTCATACCTTTAATCTGTATGGCATAGTGCTCTGAACCTTTGCCGATTTCAGCTATGGCGGTTTTGAACCCGTCGGCAAGTAGGTTTCCGAATCCTTTTCTATGGGCTATCTGCCTTATTAGTTTGAAAAGAGCCTCTTCATTTCCCCACTTAAGTTTTAATCCTGCCGTGTCTTTTTCGTCAATTATTCCCTTTTCATATAGCTCCATGGCCCAGGCAATGAGACCTCCTGTTTCTAGCGTATCCAATCCATACTTATTTACAAGGTGGTTGGCAACGAGAACTGTTTCCATTTTTTTGCAGTCAACCATTGTTCCGAAAGCGCCCAGAGAAGTGTATTCGGGTCCTTCAGCGAAGAGTGGTGCGTATGGGCCTTCTCTTAAAACGTATCGGTGTCTGCAATGCACAGTGCACCCATAGCA contains:
- a CDS encoding N-acetyltransferase; this translates as MKRKISVNVRFAEPKDLDFCVESDYDPVDKIVLKRKVEEEAVILAEVDRKLVGYLRIEYLWLNIPYLSVIGVNEEYQRKGIGTAVIEFLGRHLLKQGHKVLYSSSQANENGVSGIVEFAIR
- a CDS encoding aldehyde ferredoxin oxidoreductase, with protein sequence MVWKRKISYINLTTGKIVVKPVPKLVRQLYLGGRGINMYLLYNHVKPKIDPLSPENVLLVGAGLLCGIPALGSGRCDIAAKSPITGGVGDSNIGGFFAPELRLAGFDHVVISGKAEKPVYLWINDGNIEIRDAGHLWGKDTFETQEMIRDDNEDEEVECLVIGVAGENLVRFANVRTGMKNSAGRTGMGCVMGSKNLKAIAARGTMDIEFGHPDELLDYCKEMNDMIMKTRWARAQSRWGTLIIYSNTNTTGLIRTRNFQLNRLEEGEDLEPENMDRYTIGMSGCYGCTVHCRHRYVLREGPYAPLFAEGPEYTSLGAFGTMVDCKKMETVLVANHLVNKYGLDTLETGGLIAWAMELYEKGIIDEKDTAGLKLKWGNEEALFKLIRQIAHRKGFGNLLADGFKTAIAEIGKGSEHYAIQIKGMSSLHSDERPTPSFALGIATSTRGADHLRSRPAIDLYGLPEDLLEEIYGAPVSSDYTSYEGKSQMVWWQERLYAVTDAIGICKFQTVFCAVNAPKWEEFSKLIQLVADMGFTKVQLMEVGERIYTIERMFNLREDFSRKDDRLPERYFEEPTPIGLPIVRGKKIDRDKFEKMLDEYYALHGWDENGVPKKETLERIRLDKEPSHRV
- a CDS encoding 4Fe-4S dicluster domain-containing protein encodes the protein MSITHCMAGTRTESPKKKHLRGYALTRSLPTGFRRRKMQKILFIDPEKCSGCRICESVCSLFHEKVCNPTRARIHTVKWETVGLYVPMVCQQCETPLCEVVCPMHALKRDEKTGAVLIDYDLCVGCRLCLMFCPFGGISLDTKTGKVLKCDLCGGEPLCVKFCEPQALQYLDATAINLRKRRAAAEKFSDLMKKMLAV